In the genome of Microcoleus vaginatus PCC 9802, the window TTCGGTAAATTTTTGGACTCGTGGCCAAGAAGCAGAAATGGCTCTCGACAGTTTTTTCCAACAGCAGCGGATTGCGATCGGCGGCATTGGAGAATTGCGCGGTAACGGGCAATTCATGCGTCGCACCGCCTTGGAAAGCTGCGGAGGCTGGAACGAGGAGACGATTACCGATGACCTGGATTTGACGGTGAGGCTGCACCTAGACCGATGGGACATTGAATTTCTCGCTTTCCCAGCCGTGTCAGAAGAAGGAGTCACTAACCCTTGCGCTCTGTGGCACCAGCGAAATCGCTGGGCAGAAGGTGGCTATCAGCGTTATCTTGACTACTGGCGGCTAATTTTGCGGAACCGCATGGGAACTGGGAAAACTTGGGATTTATTTGGATTTTGGGTATCTCAATATTTCTTACCCACAGTAGCGCTGCCCGACTTTGTGATGTCAATTGCGCTGCGCCGGATGCCGATCGCCAGTCCCATAACTTTTATGACCCTTACATTGTCGGTGGTGGGAATGTTTGTCGGTTTGCGCCGCACTCGCAAAGAGACCAAATTTGACGTTAAAAGAGTTTTTGTTACTTTGCTGCAAACGTTGCGGGGTACTGTGTATATGTTCCACTGGCTGCTGGTAGGGACTGTGACGGCTCGGATTGCGCTACGGCCCAAGCGGCTCAAATGGGTCAAAACCGTCCATCAAGGCGCTGTTAATAGCATCAAGTAAGCAATTCGCAAAAATATCTCGGCACAGGATCGCCGAACGTCCGAAGATTTTCCGAGACAAAAAAACACCAACGCTCGCCAAATATCTCCCCGCCAGAGCCGACAGTAAAATTTGGCAATTCCGAGAAAAAAACACTTTGAAACAGCTTAGGTAATAGGTAATCGGCGAGCGGTAATGAATAAGTAATCGGTCATACACCCGTCGAAAAATAAAAGATAAAAGCGATAATTTTTAACTTTTAACTTGACAAAAAACCAATTACTATCTATTAATTATGAATTGCCAATTAGGACGAATTGCTTGTTGCCAACTACCCGTCACCCGTAATTGATAATGGATTTGTTAGAGTACCAAGCTAAATCTTTATTTCGCCAGATGGCAATTCCGATTTTGCCGTCGCAGCGGATTGACAATCCCGCCGACCTCAAAGGACTGAAAATTCCCTACCCCGTTGTACTCAAGTCGCAAGTGCGGGCTGGGGGACGAGGCAGGGCGGGCGGTATTAAGTTTGTAGAAAATACGATCGATGCAGTAGCAGCCGCTCAAACAATTTTTAATTTGCCGATCGAGGATGAATATCCCCAAGTCCTGCTGGCAGAAGCAAAGTACGACGCCGACCAAGAATTGTACTTAGCGGTACTCCTAGACCCCGTAGCGCGCCGCCCCGTGCTTCTGGGTTCGAGACAAGGAGGTATGGATGTCGAAGGGTCGATCGAGCAAATGCAGCAAGTTGCCGTAGATCAAGAATTTTCCCCATTCTACGCGAGGCGTCTCACGCTGAAAATGGGATTGCAGGGAGACTTGATTCAATCGGTGAGCACCATTGTCGAAAAAATGTACCGGCTGTTTGTTGAAAAAGATTTAGATCTAGTAGAAATCAATCCTCTCGGCATCAGTCCGACGGGAGAGGTAATGGCTTTAGACGGTAAAGTCACCGCCAACGACGATGCCTTGGGGCGGCATCCAGATTTGGCCGCACTATCGGGAAAGAGGCAAAGCAGCGGGTTGGCACGGGAAAGGAGAAGTACCCATGCCTCTGGCGATCGCCCCCATTCCCACTCGAAGGCTCAGCAGTCGCCGGAGTTTGACCCCAAATCTAAATCGCCAATCTCGAATTCCGAATCCCTGCAATTAATCGAACTAGACGGGAATATCGCGATTTTGTGCAACGGAGTGGGCCTGACAATGGCAACTCTAGATGCTGTAACCCACCAAGGAGGAAAACCAGCTAATTTTGTGAATATTGGTTCCCTAGACCGCTACGATGCAGCAAATGCCCTTCGCGATCGCGCGGAGTTGGGTCTGGAGTTAGTCGCTCAGGATAAAAGCGTTAAGGTGATACTTGTAAATATTTTGGGCAGCGCCTCCAAGACCGAGGAAATAATCGCTGCAGTAGCCGGCTATTTGGAACGGAAAGCTCGCGCTAACCGCCACATCCAAGTTGTGCTACGGCTGGTAGAGATCGATGCTGATGCTGTTAAGAAGCGTTTGGGACAGTTGCCGGTGCAGCTAGCTAGCACTTTGGATGAGGCCGCGGCCGCTTCTGTATCCTCCGCCAAGTAGCGGCAGTCGAGCGGCAAAAAACGAGATTTCTGTACAGATGAAGGCCTTCTGCTTTTTACAGATCGAGTGTTAAGTGGGAAAAAATGAATTTAACTCCTGAAAGCAAAGTCCTAGTACAGGGCATTACAGAATCTCCCGCGTCCACCCGCGCCGCCCTGATGATGAAAGCATACGGCACGAATGTAGTCGCCGGTGTCAGTCCCGGTCGAGGGGGGCTGGAAGTGGAGGGGATTCCGATTTTTGATTTGGTAGAACAAGCAGTGGCGGCAGTGGGTCACGTTGACACTGCGGTAATTTTGGTAGACGCTTACTCGGTGCTGGATGCGGCTCTAGAAGCGATCGCCGGAGGAATTCGGCAAATCGCGATCGTTACTGGGGGAGTGCCTCCTCTGGATATGGTGCACTTAGTCAGAAAAGCAGAAGCCACCGAAACTTTGGTAATCGGGCCCAACAGTCCGGGGATTATTGTGCCCGACAAACTCCTGCTGGGAACTCACCCCAAGGAATTTTACACTCCCGGCCCGGTGGGAGTGATCAGTCGCAGTAGCACTTTGACTTACGAAGTTGCCCTAGAACTGACGGAGGCTGGGTTGGGACAGTCGATGGCGGTTTGTATTGGCTGCGACGCGATTGTCGGTTCTTCTTTTATGCAGTGGCTGCAAATTTTGGACGAAGACGACAGTACCGAAGCGATAGTTTTGGTAGGGGAAGTTGGCGGGTGGAGTGAACAAGCTGCTGCTTCTTACATCGCCTCAGCGATCGACAAACCCGTGGTTGCTTATCTGGCCGGCCGCTACGCTCCCAAGGGGCCGTCTTTGGGCCACGCCGGCATCCTGATCAGTTCTCGGGCCGCTGCCCAGAAAGCCTTTGGAGTTACGGCCCCAAACAAAATGGCTGCCTTTGAAGAGGCGGACATACCTGTGGCGGCTCGACCTTCAGAGATCCCTAAGTTGCTCAAAAAATTGCTAAAGAAAAATTGATTGCTTTGGGAGTTTTCACAAAAGTCCTAACCCTCTTGGGGGTTGGGATAGGGGTAGGGCGGGGGCGGGTTTGGTCTCAAAAGTGTCGGCAGAATGCCACAACAGGCGCTTCAACCCGCCTTTAGGACACATTTATAATTTTTTTACCAAAGCCCTCTGACCGGCGTCACAGGCTGCGGTGCGGGTGCTGGCAAGGGGGCGGCACGGCGCGGCGCTGGAGGCGGAGTTGTTGGCTGCACGCTGCGGCGAGGTTCGATCGGACTTTCGGGGCGAGTTGTTTCAGTTGTGCGAGTTGTCGATCGCATCACATCTTGAAGCAGGCTTTGCAGAGTTCCGGCTATACTCTGAACTTTCCCAACAGCGGTACGAAGGCTGGCAACATCTACGTAAACCTCGTTGAGAGGATACTTTTTCAGGATTTCTAGCAGCGATACCTTACCGTCGTCCCCGGCTGCCAGGATCATCGCCGCCCGCAGCGCTTTGCCACTTTCTGTGCGGCGCTGAGTCCGAATTGCTTGACCGATTTGGTCAGTGATTTTTTCTCCCGGGGTGCTATAAACTACCCTAGCCAGATTAGCAGGCTTTAAACCAATTTCTAGACCCATGAACCCCCGCAATACTTGCGCGTCCATTTTGGAGAACCGGATAATTTGTTGCAGGGTTGGCGTCGTCGTGCCCTCTTTAGCAAAGTCTTCTAAGTCGCTGACATTGAGGGCTTGTCTGATCGGGCCAAAGGTGAGGACAACTTTTTCGGCCCCTAATGCTCTACTGCTGCTCGATAATATGCTCCCGCTTGCTCCTAACATTAGGGCAATGCCGATCGATACAAAATTTGTTAATTTCATATTCACCGCTAGATTAAAATTATTTTTTTGAGATTTGTACATTATAGATGCAGCAGTTATATTCTACAAGGTCGCCAGTGTAATTTGTGCCCGCGTCACACCCACAATCTCGACCGAGACTTTTTCTCGATCTTGACTTTAAGAATAAGTCACCAACTCTACCGAAATATTTTTGCTTCTATTCATTCTGCTTTCTACCTTCTATATCTCCAGCTTTTTACATCAGAGTGTGTTCCGCCTTCAACATAAGTGCCTTATAAAAATTCTAGGAACTGCCCTGACGGGAAGACGTTCTTAATTGCACAAACATAAGGGGTCGATTGCTTCTTCTTTCTCTCTTAGGGAACTAACTCCCTTTTCCTTCTTCCTTCTTCCTTCTTCCTTCCTTCTTCCTTCCCTCTTCCCTCTTCCTTCTTCCTTCTTCCTTCTTCCTTCTGCTATATGTTGAAAACCCGCAAAGCCAAAAAATCCAAAAACAAGCATAGCGAAAAAACCACAGCGCTGAGCAAAAAAGAAGTAGCTGCACAAAAACGCAAAATTTCAGAAAAGCGCAATGAATTGGTGCAGGCGATCGCCATAAGCTGCTTAGTCACCGTTTCTCTCAGCATTCCCCTGTTGTTCGTAGCCGGCCCTAAGATTGCTATTGCAGGAGGCGCAGCCGCAGCCATCTTGCTGCTTTCCTACAAATACCCCCGTCAAGCTTTGTGGACTTTTCTAATTTACCTGCCTTTCAGTGGTACAATTACTTACGCAATTGGCGGCGGGAATGCTGCATTTCAAGTAGCAAAAGATGCTTTCTACATACCAGCTCTCATCGCCCTAATTCAAAGCTGCAAAAAGAAACAGTTGCCCCTGTTCATTCCCAAACAAATGCTTTCTACCTTTAGCATCCTGTTGATGATGGCAATGCTGACTTTAATTTTTGTCAACGGGGAAATGCAGCTCAACCCTATGAAGGGTGAGAAACCAATTCTGCAAGGAATTCTCGGCTTAAAAGTATTGATAGGTTACATACCGCTGATGGCTTGTACCTATTATCTGCTCCGCACCAAGAAGGATTTGGTATTTTTTAGTCGAATGCACATCGTTTTGGCGATCGTTTGCTGCCTTCTCGGTTTGATTCAGTACCTGTTGCTGCAAAGTGGAAAATGTGCGGGTACCCGAGGAATGATCGGAAACGACTTATATAAAGCAACGCTGCAAGCTAGATGTTTTGTCGGCGGTTCTTTAGTGTTCAGTCCAGAAGTCAAGTTTATCCGCTTGCCGGGAACTTTTGTAGCGCCTTGGCAGTGGGCTTGGTTTTTAATTTCTAATGCTTTTTTAACCTTTGCCTCTGCCTTTTGCGACCCTTCATTCTGGTGGCGAGTTATCGGTTTATTGGGCATGGCATTAGTATTTGCCAATGCAGTTATTTCCGGTCAAAGAGCTGCTTTAGTTATGGTTCCCGTTGCTACGGCAATCCTGCTAGTTCTCACCGGTCAATTAGTTAATTTAAAACGATTTATTCCCATCGGTGCAGGACTGGCGATTCTGCTGTTTGTCGGTGCAGCAATTAACCCGGGAATTATCGAGCAGCAGCGGGAGAGTTTTGTTAACCGCTGGAAGGCTGCACCGCCCCAGCAGTTTCTATTTAATCAGTTCCAGCAGAGCCACAATTTTATCAGTGACAGACCTCTCGGTAGAGGTGTGGGACGAGCAACTAATTCAACGCGAATATTTGGTGCTACGCAGCTAATTGAAACTTTCCAACCTAAGTTGATCTACGAACTCGGTTATCCGGGAATGATTGCTTTTCAAATCATGGTTTTACACTTGGCTTTTCTAACTTTTAGAGCTTACCGTTCTGTGAAAGACAAAAGTTTGCGGAGTTACGGAGCTAGTTTTTGGGTGTTTGTTGGATTTATTACGATCAATACTCAATACTATCCGCTGGATGTAGATCCAGTGTCCGTGTATTATTGGGTTTTAGCTGGAGCGATTTTAAAGTTGCCCAAAATTGACAAACAGGTGCAGGATGAAAAACACCAGGAACTTGAGTCAAATGATTTGCCAGTTCACCAGCAATTAAAGGAGAAAAAAATTCTTGCATCTGCCCCAATTTGACGGTCTTGGACGCAGAAACTCTCTCTTGCAGGTTTGCAGGGCGCACCTTACCGCTATAAGCAGCACATTCAACCACTTGTTCCGTAAGTCCTGTAGTAATTAACCCGTAAGTTTACTGCGGTTGCCAAACCGGAGAGCTAGCATTCAAATCTTTGTCGTTTGTCAATTTAGTCAATGCCGAACCGTCCCGATTAATTACATACAAGTTGCTTTTGTCGCCTTGGATTTCATTAAATATAAAAGCAATTTGCTGGCTGTCAGTAGACCAAGCTAATTGTGAAATTTCCGACGGTTTTAGCCGGGTAGCTAGTTGATTTAGCTGGTTCCCGTCAGCATTGATTGTGTAGAGTTTTTGATTATTGAACTCTCCAGCGACGAAAGCAATAAATTTGCCATCCGGCGACCACGAAATTTCGTCGTAGTTTCTGGGTTTTTGGGTGAGGTTCTTGGCTGTGCCCCGGTTAATGTCGAGCAGGTAGATATCTTGCTGTTCCCCTGCTGAATCGCCGGGTTTATTATAATAGTAAGCCATGCGGCTACTGTCGGGCGACCAGAATAGTTTGACGTTGTAAACCTCATTTTGCGGGTTGTTCGTCAAATTCTTGAGGTTGGTTCCATCGGCATTAATTGTGTAAATTTGCTGTTTCGGATAAGCGCCGAACAGGAAAGCAATTTTTGTGCGATCGGGCGACCAAACAAGTTCACTTCCGCCGGATATATATTCGCCGGGACTTTTAGTTAGTTTGGTCATTCCCGAACCGTCGGCATTCATTTTGTAGATATTTTTCTCCTTGACAAATGCTACTTGCTGGCCGTCCGGCGAAAGGTAAAATTCTGATGAAATTTCCGTTTTAGGCGGATATCCTCCTACTTCCAAATTCCTAACTAATTTAGTTCCTTTAATGCCAGAAGTGTTGCTTGTATAAAGTGATTGGCTGCCGGGATCATCAGAGGTAAAACCGTCGCAAGAACGGGCAAAAACAAGTTTCTGGCTGTTGGAAAACCAAGCTATTTCAAAATTAGCTGCTTTGCAACCAGCCTCAGCAAACTGTTTAGTTAGTCGAGAACCGTCAGCATTGACTGTATAGATGTCGCTGTATCCGCCAACGAAAGCCAGTCGCTGGCCGTTGGGCGACCACACTAGGGGAGCGATAACATCTATATTACGTGTAAGTTCGCGGCGAGCGGAACTGGTAGCATTGACCGCAAATAAAGTGGATCTGTTCTCGCTGCCGCGCATCTGGAGGGCGGTAAACGCTAGTATCCTTGGTTTTTGGGCTGCGGTTGGGGGAGGGCTGTGAAGGCTCAAAAACAAGGTGATTGAGAGTGTTAGGGAGATTAGGCCGATCGCACTTATCGGCCATAATTTATTGAAGCTGAAAAGTTGGAGAATTTGCAACAAGCTTTTCAGGGGCGGCCAAGATGCCCACCCCGCACTCAACTTAAACTCTTGTGGAACAGGCTTTTGTGGAACGGGCATCTTGCCTGTTCGATATCGCAGCGGGAAATCCAAGTTAAAACGCATTTTATCGATTCCTCTGCTAATTTTTAAAGTGTTTGTCTGTCGATATGTCTCGACAGCCTCAAACTCTGTTTAATTCTGCCAATAATTAGCTCGAACATTTTTTTGCGGGACGGATTCTTGCTGCTGGGCGGCATCCCTAACTCGCAACACATCAAGTTCAAGTCAGTTGCACTCATTGCCAACAATTTTTTCCTCACCTCTTCTTCATTTCCATTTTTAGCTTGTAAACGCAGTTCTTCATAAGTTTCTAGAACATTTCCAGCCGATAAATTAGCAGGTTTATTAACATCAGCACCCCTGGGAATATCCGAAGTTTTTGAGCCAGCAGAAATCACTCCCCGCTTGACTTGAGTCTCAAGCCGGGTTAATTTTCGAGCAACGTCCCGCAAGATTTCCTTAAGTTCACCAATTTCTTCAACTAACCCCCCGCTTTCTTGTTCGGAAGCAGCCAAAATTTCTTTTTTACTCATTTGAGATACTCCTCACACTCGCGCCATAGTTTTTCAAATTCTTTAACTAATTCTCGCGGCAGTTCTCCCTCATTAATCGCCCGTTTTAGCCCGACGCTTTCGCGAATCGTCGATTCTAAAAATCTAACTTCTATATTATTGTCTTTTGAGATCTCATCGCAAAGTCTCTTTACTTCTCTCATGTAAAACTGAACTTCATTTGTCAGCAATCCTCCATAGGTTTTAGCTTTATTCATAAAGACTGCTATCTTGGGAAACGGATAAGGCTCAATCCGTTTCTGGAGCGAATTTAAAACTAAACTCAATCCCCTCGAACCAAAATAATCGGGATTGACGGGAATCAATATTAAGTCGCAGCAAGAGAGTACGCTGTAGGTGAGGAGACTGAAGGAAGGCGAACAGTCAAAAAGCATCAAATCGTATTTGGGGAGATTGGCAGAGTTGGCGATTTTGCCTATAAATCTGCGGATGAAGTCTTTAACACTTTTTCCCTCAAAGCCATCGATATCCAACCAATACAATTCTTCAACTGAAGGGACAAAATGCAACTGTTCGTCAATCTGATAAATGGTCTCGAAACCAACGGGAAATTTAAAATTCTGTCCGGCTTTTTTAAAGACTTCTAGAGCGTCGTAAATTGTAAGTCTATGCTTGAGAGATTTTTCGTACCACTTACCAAATTTGTCATCTAAATGACCTGTATTTTCGTTAAGCCCGATCGCCTCTGTGAGCGACATTTGCGGATCTAAGTCTAACATCAAGACTTCTAAGTCTGTTCCTTGGGATATAATATTTCCCAGACTCCAAGTGACGGTAGTCTTTCCGACACCGCCTTTGAAGTTGATTACGGCTATTGATTTAGGACTCATGGCTGGCTTTGTTTGGATTTTGCTCAAATATAAATTAAAACATAACGATCGCCCAATTAGCGTTTGCTAAGTATTATTACTCGAATAATGGCGATCGCCTACTCAAGGCGATCGCCAGATTAACAGCGAGTCTCTTTTTAGAAAAGAACGTCAGGAAACTTGAAAACGTGACTAGCAATATTCCGCACCTTTACTAATGGAACAGGTAATCCAGTTACACTGTAGCCTCGATTTGGTACTACTTTCTGCGCGAGTTCTGGCTGTTGTTGCGAAACTAACAACCTGAATTTACCCGGTTCGACGACCAATATCTCCTGTTGAGGAATGAAAAATATCCAGAGATCGGCTTGCGAAGTCCATCCCCAACAGGGACGGTTGCGATCGTCAAAAGCTTCAAAAAACAAGTTTCCAGTTTGCTTGGCTTTTAAATCAGTCTTGTACTCAGCAGTTGCGGTTGAACCGTTTGGGCGAATTAGTACGCGGTCAATACCTGCTTTCTGATACTGTGGCAAATCTGAGACATCCTCAATGCGATAGCCATGAATCTGCAACCACTTGTCTACGATCGCCTCTCCTGTCTTTCCTACTTTCTTTTGAGTTTGGAAGTCGTATTCCTGTTTTTGGGAAAGCGGGGGTAGTGGCTGGGAGAATTCGGCTTCGTTGTGCTGATTGTTGTTGTACATGATTAATTTCGTCAGCTAACTTTTGAGTAGTGAATCACTACATCCTTAGCTTCGCAGAACTTTCTCTGGCAGCTACCAAACAAGTGTTAGGAACTTTCTCTGGCAGCTACCAAACAAGTGTTAGGAAGTTTGTTAGGATTGTTTGTTAGGAACTGAATAACACCCTAGAAATGGCACAGAATTCACCCGAAGAACAATTCATCCTAGCTGCTAATGACTGGGATTTAGAAAGGTTGTACAAAGATTTGGCAGATGCCAAGCAAAAAGTAGCACCGCATAAGCGGGAACTTACAGAAGTCGAGAAGCTGCATTTACGTGGATTGCTTTGTGATTGTAGTCCTAGTGACATAGCTAAAAAGCTTCACAGGGAAGAGAGAGGATTGACAGCCGACCTAAGTGAGACTGTGTATCGGTATGTCAAACAGCTTACTCAGGGAAAAGTAGACATCAGGCTAAACAACTGGAGATGTATCCTTGCTTGGCTTGAGCAAGCAGGATACAAAACCCGGTCATCTAACTCAGTTGAAAATAAGCCTGAGATTACACCTTCTGTTTCGGAGAGTGATATTGATGATCTGTTGGAGAGGGTGCGATCTAACTCTCCTCTCTGTGCTGAGGATTTCAATAAACTGGGAATAAAAAAGGCTGAGGAAGGAGATTTTGAGGGAGCACTTGAAAATTTCGATCGAGCAATTAAGCTCAATCCTGATTATGCAGATGCCTACAATAACCGGGCTAGTGTTCGCCATGAACTAGGAGACGATGCCGGAGCAATTGAGGATTACACAAAGGCGATATTGCTCAATCCTGATCGTGCAGTTTATCACAACAACCTGGGTATTATTTCTTATAACTCAGATGATTACCGAGGAGCGCAGGCCGATCACACCCGAGCAACTCAACTAAATGCTGGCGATGCTCAAGCCTACAATAACCGAGGTTTTGCTCGTTTACGCCTGGGCGATCTGCAAGGGGCACTTAAAGATTTTACCCAAGCAATTGAACTAAATGCTCATGATGCCCTTGCTTGGAATAATCGAGGTGATGTCTACTTCTTGAAATTAGGCGATATGCCAAAAGCGCTTGATGATTACACCCAAGCAGCTCGGCTGAATCCTAATAATCCTAAAACATTCTACTACCTGGGAGTTATTCACTCTCGTTTGGGGAACAAAGAGAAAGCGCTTGAGGATTTCACCAAGGCAATTGAGCTTAAACGAGACTTTGCTGAAGCTTATCAAAACCGAGGTATTGTCCACTATGAACTGGGCGATTCCCAAAAAGCAAATGTCGATTTTCACAATGCTAAAAATTTATATCGTGTCCAGGGAAAAGAAGAAAATTACCAAAAGTTACTTGATATAATAGAAGGACTTCAGCAAGAAGATTGAGAGCGATCGCCTTTAGTAAAGGGAGAAAAAGAGCGATAGGTACATTGCTTAAAGCTTCATTCACTGTAATGATTCTTACAAGCTGCGATCGCAATTTCTTCATCTGTAACTTGGTAAACCAAACGATGTTCGTTATCAATGCGCCTCGACCAAAAACCACTTAACTCGTATTTCAGAGGTTCAGGTTTGCCCAATCCTTCAAAGGGCGAGCGATCTATATCTTTAATCAATTCTACAATTTTGCGATAAATCTTTTTGTCTAATTTTGCCCATTCATTAAAAAAAATCTGCAAAAGCAGAAGATTCAAAAATAATTCTTCTACTCATTACAAATCCTGTAAATCGACTTCAACTAAATTTTGTCTGTCTTTAACATTTTCAATAGCTTTCAACAGTTTGTTTTTATTGATTTCCGATTTCAAAAGATATTCGGTTTCATCGCATTCTGAGACAATTATTTCAATCTCTTTATCTCCAAAAATCGCTTTGATTTGTTCTAAAAATTTACGATCTAGTTCGCTGGCTTTTATAGTCATTTCAAATAAATCTGAGACAAATGCAAGATGATGTAAAATCAAGAAAAATTGTTAACTCGGAGCCGAAAAATGGCATACAGTCTAGATTTAAGAAAAAGAGTAGTGGATTATGTGGAAAATGGAGGGGGTATAACTAAAGCCGCCGCCCTGTTTAAAGTAGGAAGAGCAACAATATACAGATGGCTAGGGAGGGAAGACCTTCGAGCCACTAAGGTAGAACACCGTGAGCGAAAGATAGACTGGGAAGCGCTCAGAAAAGATGTAGAAGAAAATCCCGAAGCAAGATTAATAGAAAGAGCAAGGAAATTCGGGGTGAGAGCGAGTGCCATATGCTATGCCTTAAAGAAAATGAAAATTACGAGAAAAAAAAAGAATATCGTTATAGAGAAAGGAATAGAGAAGAAAGAATACAATACTACCAAACACTGAGAAATTTAATTAAAGCTCATGGGAGTAAAAGCCTTGTATTTATTGATGAGTCAGGGTTTGAAGAGTTTCATGCTTGTGTTTAT includes:
- a CDS encoding succinate--CoA ligase subunit beta; translated protein: MDLLEYQAKSLFRQMAIPILPSQRIDNPADLKGLKIPYPVVLKSQVRAGGRGRAGGIKFVENTIDAVAAAQTIFNLPIEDEYPQVLLAEAKYDADQELYLAVLLDPVARRPVLLGSRQGGMDVEGSIEQMQQVAVDQEFSPFYARRLTLKMGLQGDLIQSVSTIVEKMYRLFVEKDLDLVEINPLGISPTGEVMALDGKVTANDDALGRHPDLAALSGKRQSSGLARERRSTHASGDRPHSHSKAQQSPEFDPKSKSPISNSESLQLIELDGNIAILCNGVGLTMATLDAVTHQGGKPANFVNIGSLDRYDAANALRDRAELGLELVAQDKSVKVILVNILGSASKTEEIIAAVAGYLERKARANRHIQVVLRLVEIDADAVKKRLGQLPVQLASTLDEAAAASVSSAK
- a CDS encoding CoA-binding protein — encoded protein: MNLTPESKVLVQGITESPASTRAALMMKAYGTNVVAGVSPGRGGLEVEGIPIFDLVEQAVAAVGHVDTAVILVDAYSVLDAALEAIAGGIRQIAIVTGGVPPLDMVHLVRKAEATETLVIGPNSPGIIVPDKLLLGTHPKEFYTPGPVGVISRSSTLTYEVALELTEAGLGQSMAVCIGCDAIVGSSFMQWLQILDEDDSTEAIVLVGEVGGWSEQAAASYIASAIDKPVVAYLAGRYAPKGPSLGHAGILISSRAAAQKAFGVTAPNKMAAFEEADIPVAARPSEIPKLLKKLLKKN
- a CDS encoding alpha/beta hydrolase, coding for MYKSQKNNFNLAVNMKLTNFVSIGIALMLGASGSILSSSSRALGAEKVVLTFGPIRQALNVSDLEDFAKEGTTTPTLQQIIRFSKMDAQVLRGFMGLEIGLKPANLARVVYSTPGEKITDQIGQAIRTQRRTESGKALRAAMILAAGDDGKVSLLEILKKYPLNEVYVDVASLRTAVGKVQSIAGTLQSLLQDVMRSTTRTTETTRPESPIEPRRSVQPTTPPPAPRRAAPLPAPAPQPVTPVRGLW
- a CDS encoding ParA family protein — its product is MSPKSIAVINFKGGVGKTTVTWSLGNIISQGTDLEVLMLDLDPQMSLTEAIGLNENTGHLDDKFGKWYEKSLKHRLTIYDALEVFKKAGQNFKFPVGFETIYQIDEQLHFVPSVEELYWLDIDGFEGKSVKDFIRRFIGKIANSANLPKYDLMLFDCSPSFSLLTYSVLSCCDLILIPVNPDYFGSRGLSLVLNSLQKRIEPYPFPKIAVFMNKAKTYGGLLTNEVQFYMREVKRLCDEISKDNNIEVRFLESTIRESVGLKRAINEGELPRELVKEFEKLWRECEEYLK
- a CDS encoding tetratricopeptide repeat protein translates to MAQNSPEEQFILAANDWDLERLYKDLADAKQKVAPHKRELTEVEKLHLRGLLCDCSPSDIAKKLHREERGLTADLSETVYRYVKQLTQGKVDIRLNNWRCILAWLEQAGYKTRSSNSVENKPEITPSVSESDIDDLLERVRSNSPLCAEDFNKLGIKKAEEGDFEGALENFDRAIKLNPDYADAYNNRASVRHELGDDAGAIEDYTKAILLNPDRAVYHNNLGIISYNSDDYRGAQADHTRATQLNAGDAQAYNNRGFARLRLGDLQGALKDFTQAIELNAHDALAWNNRGDVYFLKLGDMPKALDDYTQAARLNPNNPKTFYYLGVIHSRLGNKEKALEDFTKAIELKRDFAEAYQNRGIVHYELGDSQKANVDFHNAKNLYRVQGKEENYQKLLDIIEGLQQED